In Daucus carota subsp. sativus chromosome 4, DH1 v3.0, whole genome shotgun sequence, one DNA window encodes the following:
- the LOC108217015 gene encoding uncharacterized protein LOC108217015 → MVNEIYANLHLQFGNIEYLRDKAILTPRNEHVEQVNLAVVEKLHGEVKLYHSCDSVCKGSSNGDADEVLYLAKYLNSFKFSGIPNHEIRFKVGAPLMLLCNINAKKGLCNGTRLIVTQCYPFLIEALIITGNRIGETAYIPRINMSPAEKTLPFVLKRKQFLVAVCYAMTINKSQGQTVQNVGLFLLDLVFSHGQIYVAVSRVTSPNGLRIVTVDKKEFSAGYTKNIVYREISDNIA, encoded by the coding sequence ATGGTTAATGAAATTTATGCCAACCTCCATCTTCAATTTGGAAATATTGAATACCTTCGGGACAAGGCCATATTAACACCGCGTAATGAGCATGTAGAGCAGGTTAATTTGGCTGTTGTGGAAAAGTTACATGGGGAAGTAAAACTCTATCATAGCTGTGATAGTGTTTGTAAAGGCTCTTCAAATGGTGATGCTGACGAAGTTCTATACCTGGCAAAATATctgaactcttttaaatttaGCGGCATCCCGAATCATGAGATTCGCTTTAAAGTTGGTGCCCCATTAATGTTGTTGTGTAACATCAATGCGAAAAAGGGTTTATGTAATGGCACTCGCCTCATTGTTACCCAATGTTATCCTTTCCTCATTGAGGCGTTGATCATCACAGGTAACAGGATTGGAGAAACAGCTTATATCCCAAGGATAAACATGAGCCCTGCTGAAAAAACACTTCCATTTGTATTGAAAAGAAAGCAATTCCTGGTTGCTGTTTGCTACGCAATGACAATCAACAAAAGCCAAGGACAAACGGTTCAGAATGTCGGGCTATTTCTACTAGATCTAGTTTTCAGTCACGGTCAGATCTATGTAGCTGTTTCAAGAGTAACCTCGCCTAATGGTTTGAGGATTGTTACTGTTGACAAAAAGGAATTCTCCGCCGGCTATACCAAGAATATTGTGTATCGCGAAATTTCTGATAACATAGCTTAG